The proteins below are encoded in one region of Cucurbita pepo subsp. pepo cultivar mu-cu-16 chromosome LG10, ASM280686v2, whole genome shotgun sequence:
- the LOC111803473 gene encoding uncharacterized protein LOC111803473 isoform X2, protein MGTQSQTGLVAHKKMLPPQPGRFDDREDLIKYVRDFGADQGYVVTIKKSRKDRRVILGCDRGGLYRNRRKIDESRRKRKASSRLINCPFEAIGKKEDDAWMLTIKNGDHNHEPLKDMSEHPYSRRFTEDEVRQIKLMTEAGIKPRQVLKALKQHNPDLQSTPRHLYNLKAKIRQGNLSEKNFKSWRPNISLHANSSHTVIGDTVKQTHQLVPNLIGGEFLDSHNCPVVDVINPATQEVVSHVPLTTYEEFKAAVNAAKQAFPSWKNTPISTRQCIMFEFQKLILRDMDKLVTNIVTEQGKTLKDAQNDIICGLEVVKHVCGLATMQMGEFVPNASDGIDSYCIRDPIGVCAGICSFNHPATVSLWMFPIAVTCGNTFVLKPCETYPGASMLLAALAVEAGLPDGVLNIVHGTHDIINYICDDEDIKAISFASSCSAGKNIYARAAATGKQVQSHLGGKSHAIIMPDANMEATLNALVDAGFGTSGQTCMAINIVVSVGSSILWEKKLVECAKALKVNVGTDPNADLGPVITKEVKDRFCRLVQSGIEDGARLLLDGRDIVVPGYENGNFVGPTILSDVTTDMECYKEEFLGPVLLCMQADNLEEAISIVNRNKNRNGASIFTTSGIYARKFQSEVEVGMVGINVAVTVPLPSSFNDKAGLEFYTKLKRVAQQWKNSAGIGVSMTASSPSERHLRSRTVPSTLVSTSEKDSPGGRHRSLPPLPSTSERDSPSDAVLLPDPRISQTDLANERATSSPPTPDRDLHGQGLSLISTLSSEGDISNQDLSPAMLLTGDRELPGQAMSVSTSRSSERMYLSQKCHWSESLRAESIPSSSERIKGQASRTTPAFVLAAEGFYVPTSHDSNCLITHGSDSTVPSRRIDSMCQSSERVYMLATSHLNDSMSQTLRRTDTPLFSSSDGKDHISLDSQTDAALQSDRMYLSSLSERDGNMASASSQQVESLTSTSERMYIPPLGYRNAGMPPKSEWLCIPTPALSERMYSQGPIVSADEFQDQGASLTLPTSKKYEH, encoded by the exons ATGGGTACTCAAAGTCAAACAGGATTGGTTGCACACAAGAAGATGCTTCCTCCTCAACCGGGAAGATTTGATGATCGTGAAGATCTCATTAAGTATGTTCGTGACTTTGGTGCTGATCAGGGATATGTGGTAACAATTAAGAAGTCTAGGAAAGATAGAAGGGTCATCCTTGGTTGTGATAGAGGAGGTCTGTACCGTAACAGGCGTAAGATTGACGAGAGTCGGCGCAAAAGGAAAGCTAGCTCACGCTTGATAAATTGCCCATTTGAAGCAATTGGCAAGAAGGAAGATGATGCCTGGATGCTTACCATTAAAAATGGGGACCATAACCACGAGCCCTTAAAAGACATGTCAGAGCATCCTTACAGTCGCCGCTTTACTGAGGATGAAGTAAGGCAAATAAAACTGATGACTGAAGCTGGTATAAAACCACGCCAAGTGCTTAAAGCTCTCAAACAACATAATCCAGATTTGCAGTCAACACCAAGGCATTTGTACAACCTCAAAGCCAAAATTCGCCAAGGAAATCTATCAG aaaaGAATTTCAAGTCATGGAGACCTAATATTTCACTTCATGCAAATAGTAGTCATACTGTTATCGGGGATACGGTCAAGCAAACACATCAGCTG GTTCCTAATTTAATTGGAGGGGAGTTCTTGGATTCGCACAACTGTCCAGTGGTTGATGTTATCAATCCA GCAACACAAGAAGTTGTTTCTCATGTTCCTTTAACAACCTATGAAGAGTTTAAGGCCGCAGTTAATGCAGCCAAACAAGCCTTTCCCTCATGGAAAAACACACCGATTTCTACTCGTCAATGTATTATGTTTGAGTTCCAGAAGCTCATCCTCAGAGACATG GATAAGCTTGTGACGAATATTGTCACAGAACAGGGAAAAACATTAAAGGATGCTCAAAATGATATCATCTGTGGTTTAG AGGTGGTTAAACATGTTTGTGGATTGGCCACTATGCAAATGGGGGAGTTCGTCCCTAATGCATCTGATGGAATTGACTCGTATTGCATCCGAGATCCAATAGGTGTTTGTGCTGGGATCTGCTCTTTTAACCATCCAGCAACAGTTTCCTTATGG ATGTTCCCGATTGCAGTTACATGTGGCAATACATTTGTTCTTAAGCCATGTGAAACATACCCGG GGGCTTCAATGTTGCTAGCTGCATTAGCAGTGGAGGCTGGCTTGCCTGATGGTGTTCTAAATATTGTTCATGGAACCCAT GATATCATAAACTATATATGTGACGATGAGGACATAAAAGCCATATCTTTTGCCAGTTCATGTTCT gcTGGAAAGAACATATATGCTAGGGCCGCTGCTACGGGAAAGCAAGTTCAG TCCCACTTAGGAGGCAAGAGCCATGCAATTATTATGCCTGATGCTAACATGGAGGCTACTTTAAATGCTCTGGTTGATGCTGGATTCGGTACTTCTGGACAGACATGTATGGCTATCAACATTGTTGTCTCCGTTGGGAGTTCAATTCTATG GGAAAAAAAACTTGTGGAATGTGCCAAAGCACTTAAAGTGAATGTGGGGACAGATCCCAATGCTGACCTTGGTCCTGTAATTACCAAAGAG GTGAAAGATCGTTTTTGTAGATTAGTTCAAAGTGGCATTGAAGATGGTGCTAGACTTCTGCTTGACGGTAGAGATATTGTG GTCCCAGgatatgaaaatggaaattttgttGGTCCAACCATTTTATCTGATGTAACAACGGACATGGAGTGCTACAAG GAAGAATTTCTTGGACCAGTTCTCCTTTGTATGCAG GCTGACAACCTAGAGGAGGCTATATCCATTGTAAACAGAAACAA GAACCGAAATGGAGCTTCCATATTCACAACTTCTGGCATTTATGCGAGGAAATTTCAGAGTGAAGTGGAAGTGGGAATG GTTGGTATCAATGTTGCTGTTACAGTTCCCTTGCCATCTTCCTTTAATG ataAGGCAGGCCTGGAATTTTACACCAAATTGAAAAGAGTGGCTCAACAGTGGAAGAACTCAGCAGGCATTGGAGTCTCAATGACGGCGTCTTCACCATCTGAGAGACATTTGAGATCCCGTACTGTACCTTCCACGTTAGTTTCAACATCTGAGAAAGATTCACCTGGTGGGCGGCACCGAAGTTTACCCCCGTTGCCTTCCACATCTGAGAGGGATTCACCTAGCGATGCTGTACTGCTGCCAGACCCTCGAATATCTCAGACAGATTTAGCCAATGAAAGAGCCACCTCCTCTCCGCCAACTCCTGATAGGGATTTGCACGGTCAGGGACTGTCCCTGATTTCTACCTTGTCATCAGAGGGGGACATATCCAACCAAGATTTGTCTCCTGCTATGCTTTTAACAGGTGATAGAGAATTGCCTGGCCAAGCTATGTCAGTGTCAACATCCCGATCATCTGAGAGAATGTACTTATCTCAGAAATGTCATTGGAGCGAATCCCTGAGGGCCGAGTCAATTCCATCCAGTTCTGAGAGGATCAAAGGGCAGGCATCTCGAACTACTCCTGCTTTCGTTTTAGCAGCAGAGGGATTCTACGTGCCTACATCTCATGACAGTAATTGTCTGATTACCCATGGAAGTGATAGTACAGTTCCATCTCGAAGAATCGACAGCATGTGTCAATCATCAGAAAGAGTATATATGCTGGCAACTTCCCATCTGAACGACAGTATGAGTCAAACATTGCGGAGAACTGATACgcccttattttcttcttctgatgGAAAAGACCACATCAGCTTGGACTCTCAAACCGACGCTGCTTTGCAATCAGATAGAATGTACTTGTCTAGCTTGTCTGAGAGGGACGGTAATATGGCTTCGGCTTCTTCTCAACAAGTTGAATCTTTAACATCCACTTCAGAACGAATGTATATACCTCCATTAGGTTATAGAAATGCAGGCATGCCACCAAAATCGGAATGGTTATGCATTCCCACACCTGCTTTATCTGAGAGAATGTATTCACAAGGGCCAATAGTGTCAGCAGATGAATTTCAAGACCAAGGAGCATCATTGACACTGCCTACATCCAAGAAATACGAACACTAG
- the LOC111803473 gene encoding methylmalonate-semialdehyde dehydrogenase [acylating], mitochondrial-like isoform X4, whose protein sequence is MGTQSQTGLVAHKKMLPPQPGRFDDREDLIKYVRDFGADQGYVVTIKKSRKDRRVILGCDRGGLYRNRRKIDESRRKRKASSRLINCPFEAIGKKEDDAWMLTIKNGDHNHEPLKDMSEHPYSRRFTEDEVRQIKLMTEAGIKPRQVLKALKQHNPDLQSTPRHLYNLKAKIRQGNLSEKNFKSWRPNISLHANSSHTVIGDTVKQTHQLKVPNLIGGEFLDSHNCPVVDVINPATQEVVSHVPLTTYEEFKAAVNAAKQAFPSWKNTPISTRQCIMFEFQKLILRDMDKLVTNIVTEQGKTLKDAQNDIICGLEVVKHVCGLATMQMGEFVPNASDGIDSYCIRDPIGVCAGICSFNHPATVSLWMFPIAVTCGNTFVLKPCETYPGASMLLAALAVEAGLPDGVLNIVHGTHDIINYICDDEDIKAISFASSCSAGKNIYARAAATGKQVQSHLGGKSHAIIMPDANMEATLNALVDAGFGTSGQTCMAINIVVSVGSSILWEKKLVECAKALKVNVGTDPNADLGPVITKEVKDRFCRLVQSGIEDGARLLLDGRDIVVPGYENGNFVGPTILSDVTTDMECYKEEFLGPVLLCMQADNLEEAISIVNRNKNRNGASIFTTSGIYARKFQSEVEVGMVGINVAVTVPLPSSFNGRPGILHQIEKSGSTVEELSRHWSLNDGVFTI, encoded by the exons ATGGGTACTCAAAGTCAAACAGGATTGGTTGCACACAAGAAGATGCTTCCTCCTCAACCGGGAAGATTTGATGATCGTGAAGATCTCATTAAGTATGTTCGTGACTTTGGTGCTGATCAGGGATATGTGGTAACAATTAAGAAGTCTAGGAAAGATAGAAGGGTCATCCTTGGTTGTGATAGAGGAGGTCTGTACCGTAACAGGCGTAAGATTGACGAGAGTCGGCGCAAAAGGAAAGCTAGCTCACGCTTGATAAATTGCCCATTTGAAGCAATTGGCAAGAAGGAAGATGATGCCTGGATGCTTACCATTAAAAATGGGGACCATAACCACGAGCCCTTAAAAGACATGTCAGAGCATCCTTACAGTCGCCGCTTTACTGAGGATGAAGTAAGGCAAATAAAACTGATGACTGAAGCTGGTATAAAACCACGCCAAGTGCTTAAAGCTCTCAAACAACATAATCCAGATTTGCAGTCAACACCAAGGCATTTGTACAACCTCAAAGCCAAAATTCGCCAAGGAAATCTATCAG aaaaGAATTTCAAGTCATGGAGACCTAATATTTCACTTCATGCAAATAGTAGTCATACTGTTATCGGGGATACGGTCAAGCAAACACATCAGCTG AAGGTTCCTAATTTAATTGGAGGGGAGTTCTTGGATTCGCACAACTGTCCAGTGGTTGATGTTATCAATCCA GCAACACAAGAAGTTGTTTCTCATGTTCCTTTAACAACCTATGAAGAGTTTAAGGCCGCAGTTAATGCAGCCAAACAAGCCTTTCCCTCATGGAAAAACACACCGATTTCTACTCGTCAATGTATTATGTTTGAGTTCCAGAAGCTCATCCTCAGAGACATG GATAAGCTTGTGACGAATATTGTCACAGAACAGGGAAAAACATTAAAGGATGCTCAAAATGATATCATCTGTGGTTTAG AGGTGGTTAAACATGTTTGTGGATTGGCCACTATGCAAATGGGGGAGTTCGTCCCTAATGCATCTGATGGAATTGACTCGTATTGCATCCGAGATCCAATAGGTGTTTGTGCTGGGATCTGCTCTTTTAACCATCCAGCAACAGTTTCCTTATGG ATGTTCCCGATTGCAGTTACATGTGGCAATACATTTGTTCTTAAGCCATGTGAAACATACCCGG GGGCTTCAATGTTGCTAGCTGCATTAGCAGTGGAGGCTGGCTTGCCTGATGGTGTTCTAAATATTGTTCATGGAACCCAT GATATCATAAACTATATATGTGACGATGAGGACATAAAAGCCATATCTTTTGCCAGTTCATGTTCT gcTGGAAAGAACATATATGCTAGGGCCGCTGCTACGGGAAAGCAAGTTCAG TCCCACTTAGGAGGCAAGAGCCATGCAATTATTATGCCTGATGCTAACATGGAGGCTACTTTAAATGCTCTGGTTGATGCTGGATTCGGTACTTCTGGACAGACATGTATGGCTATCAACATTGTTGTCTCCGTTGGGAGTTCAATTCTATG GGAAAAAAAACTTGTGGAATGTGCCAAAGCACTTAAAGTGAATGTGGGGACAGATCCCAATGCTGACCTTGGTCCTGTAATTACCAAAGAG GTGAAAGATCGTTTTTGTAGATTAGTTCAAAGTGGCATTGAAGATGGTGCTAGACTTCTGCTTGACGGTAGAGATATTGTG GTCCCAGgatatgaaaatggaaattttgttGGTCCAACCATTTTATCTGATGTAACAACGGACATGGAGTGCTACAAG GAAGAATTTCTTGGACCAGTTCTCCTTTGTATGCAG GCTGACAACCTAGAGGAGGCTATATCCATTGTAAACAGAAACAA GAACCGAAATGGAGCTTCCATATTCACAACTTCTGGCATTTATGCGAGGAAATTTCAGAGTGAAGTGGAAGTGGGAATG GTTGGTATCAATGTTGCTGTTACAGTTCCCTTGCCATCTTCCTTTAATG GCAGGCCTGGAATTTTACACCAAATTGAAAAGAGTGGCTCAACAGTGGAAGAACTCAGCAGGCATTGGAGTCTCAATGACGGCGTCTTCACCATCTGA
- the LOC111803473 gene encoding uncharacterized protein LOC111803473 isoform X1, with product MGTQSQTGLVAHKKMLPPQPGRFDDREDLIKYVRDFGADQGYVVTIKKSRKDRRVILGCDRGGLYRNRRKIDESRRKRKASSRLINCPFEAIGKKEDDAWMLTIKNGDHNHEPLKDMSEHPYSRRFTEDEVRQIKLMTEAGIKPRQVLKALKQHNPDLQSTPRHLYNLKAKIRQGNLSEKNFKSWRPNISLHANSSHTVIGDTVKQTHQLKVPNLIGGEFLDSHNCPVVDVINPATQEVVSHVPLTTYEEFKAAVNAAKQAFPSWKNTPISTRQCIMFEFQKLILRDMDKLVTNIVTEQGKTLKDAQNDIICGLEVVKHVCGLATMQMGEFVPNASDGIDSYCIRDPIGVCAGICSFNHPATVSLWMFPIAVTCGNTFVLKPCETYPGASMLLAALAVEAGLPDGVLNIVHGTHDIINYICDDEDIKAISFASSCSAGKNIYARAAATGKQVQSHLGGKSHAIIMPDANMEATLNALVDAGFGTSGQTCMAINIVVSVGSSILWEKKLVECAKALKVNVGTDPNADLGPVITKEVKDRFCRLVQSGIEDGARLLLDGRDIVVPGYENGNFVGPTILSDVTTDMECYKEEFLGPVLLCMQADNLEEAISIVNRNKNRNGASIFTTSGIYARKFQSEVEVGMVGINVAVTVPLPSSFNDKAGLEFYTKLKRVAQQWKNSAGIGVSMTASSPSERHLRSRTVPSTLVSTSEKDSPGGRHRSLPPLPSTSERDSPSDAVLLPDPRISQTDLANERATSSPPTPDRDLHGQGLSLISTLSSEGDISNQDLSPAMLLTGDRELPGQAMSVSTSRSSERMYLSQKCHWSESLRAESIPSSSERIKGQASRTTPAFVLAAEGFYVPTSHDSNCLITHGSDSTVPSRRIDSMCQSSERVYMLATSHLNDSMSQTLRRTDTPLFSSSDGKDHISLDSQTDAALQSDRMYLSSLSERDGNMASASSQQVESLTSTSERMYIPPLGYRNAGMPPKSEWLCIPTPALSERMYSQGPIVSADEFQDQGASLTLPTSKKYEH from the exons ATGGGTACTCAAAGTCAAACAGGATTGGTTGCACACAAGAAGATGCTTCCTCCTCAACCGGGAAGATTTGATGATCGTGAAGATCTCATTAAGTATGTTCGTGACTTTGGTGCTGATCAGGGATATGTGGTAACAATTAAGAAGTCTAGGAAAGATAGAAGGGTCATCCTTGGTTGTGATAGAGGAGGTCTGTACCGTAACAGGCGTAAGATTGACGAGAGTCGGCGCAAAAGGAAAGCTAGCTCACGCTTGATAAATTGCCCATTTGAAGCAATTGGCAAGAAGGAAGATGATGCCTGGATGCTTACCATTAAAAATGGGGACCATAACCACGAGCCCTTAAAAGACATGTCAGAGCATCCTTACAGTCGCCGCTTTACTGAGGATGAAGTAAGGCAAATAAAACTGATGACTGAAGCTGGTATAAAACCACGCCAAGTGCTTAAAGCTCTCAAACAACATAATCCAGATTTGCAGTCAACACCAAGGCATTTGTACAACCTCAAAGCCAAAATTCGCCAAGGAAATCTATCAG aaaaGAATTTCAAGTCATGGAGACCTAATATTTCACTTCATGCAAATAGTAGTCATACTGTTATCGGGGATACGGTCAAGCAAACACATCAGCTG AAGGTTCCTAATTTAATTGGAGGGGAGTTCTTGGATTCGCACAACTGTCCAGTGGTTGATGTTATCAATCCA GCAACACAAGAAGTTGTTTCTCATGTTCCTTTAACAACCTATGAAGAGTTTAAGGCCGCAGTTAATGCAGCCAAACAAGCCTTTCCCTCATGGAAAAACACACCGATTTCTACTCGTCAATGTATTATGTTTGAGTTCCAGAAGCTCATCCTCAGAGACATG GATAAGCTTGTGACGAATATTGTCACAGAACAGGGAAAAACATTAAAGGATGCTCAAAATGATATCATCTGTGGTTTAG AGGTGGTTAAACATGTTTGTGGATTGGCCACTATGCAAATGGGGGAGTTCGTCCCTAATGCATCTGATGGAATTGACTCGTATTGCATCCGAGATCCAATAGGTGTTTGTGCTGGGATCTGCTCTTTTAACCATCCAGCAACAGTTTCCTTATGG ATGTTCCCGATTGCAGTTACATGTGGCAATACATTTGTTCTTAAGCCATGTGAAACATACCCGG GGGCTTCAATGTTGCTAGCTGCATTAGCAGTGGAGGCTGGCTTGCCTGATGGTGTTCTAAATATTGTTCATGGAACCCAT GATATCATAAACTATATATGTGACGATGAGGACATAAAAGCCATATCTTTTGCCAGTTCATGTTCT gcTGGAAAGAACATATATGCTAGGGCCGCTGCTACGGGAAAGCAAGTTCAG TCCCACTTAGGAGGCAAGAGCCATGCAATTATTATGCCTGATGCTAACATGGAGGCTACTTTAAATGCTCTGGTTGATGCTGGATTCGGTACTTCTGGACAGACATGTATGGCTATCAACATTGTTGTCTCCGTTGGGAGTTCAATTCTATG GGAAAAAAAACTTGTGGAATGTGCCAAAGCACTTAAAGTGAATGTGGGGACAGATCCCAATGCTGACCTTGGTCCTGTAATTACCAAAGAG GTGAAAGATCGTTTTTGTAGATTAGTTCAAAGTGGCATTGAAGATGGTGCTAGACTTCTGCTTGACGGTAGAGATATTGTG GTCCCAGgatatgaaaatggaaattttgttGGTCCAACCATTTTATCTGATGTAACAACGGACATGGAGTGCTACAAG GAAGAATTTCTTGGACCAGTTCTCCTTTGTATGCAG GCTGACAACCTAGAGGAGGCTATATCCATTGTAAACAGAAACAA GAACCGAAATGGAGCTTCCATATTCACAACTTCTGGCATTTATGCGAGGAAATTTCAGAGTGAAGTGGAAGTGGGAATG GTTGGTATCAATGTTGCTGTTACAGTTCCCTTGCCATCTTCCTTTAATG ataAGGCAGGCCTGGAATTTTACACCAAATTGAAAAGAGTGGCTCAACAGTGGAAGAACTCAGCAGGCATTGGAGTCTCAATGACGGCGTCTTCACCATCTGAGAGACATTTGAGATCCCGTACTGTACCTTCCACGTTAGTTTCAACATCTGAGAAAGATTCACCTGGTGGGCGGCACCGAAGTTTACCCCCGTTGCCTTCCACATCTGAGAGGGATTCACCTAGCGATGCTGTACTGCTGCCAGACCCTCGAATATCTCAGACAGATTTAGCCAATGAAAGAGCCACCTCCTCTCCGCCAACTCCTGATAGGGATTTGCACGGTCAGGGACTGTCCCTGATTTCTACCTTGTCATCAGAGGGGGACATATCCAACCAAGATTTGTCTCCTGCTATGCTTTTAACAGGTGATAGAGAATTGCCTGGCCAAGCTATGTCAGTGTCAACATCCCGATCATCTGAGAGAATGTACTTATCTCAGAAATGTCATTGGAGCGAATCCCTGAGGGCCGAGTCAATTCCATCCAGTTCTGAGAGGATCAAAGGGCAGGCATCTCGAACTACTCCTGCTTTCGTTTTAGCAGCAGAGGGATTCTACGTGCCTACATCTCATGACAGTAATTGTCTGATTACCCATGGAAGTGATAGTACAGTTCCATCTCGAAGAATCGACAGCATGTGTCAATCATCAGAAAGAGTATATATGCTGGCAACTTCCCATCTGAACGACAGTATGAGTCAAACATTGCGGAGAACTGATACgcccttattttcttcttctgatgGAAAAGACCACATCAGCTTGGACTCTCAAACCGACGCTGCTTTGCAATCAGATAGAATGTACTTGTCTAGCTTGTCTGAGAGGGACGGTAATATGGCTTCGGCTTCTTCTCAACAAGTTGAATCTTTAACATCCACTTCAGAACGAATGTATATACCTCCATTAGGTTATAGAAATGCAGGCATGCCACCAAAATCGGAATGGTTATGCATTCCCACACCTGCTTTATCTGAGAGAATGTATTCACAAGGGCCAATAGTGTCAGCAGATGAATTTCAAGACCAAGGAGCATCATTGACACTGCCTACATCCAAGAAATACGAACACTAG